From a region of the Paralichthys olivaceus isolate ysfri-2021 chromosome 4, ASM2471397v2, whole genome shotgun sequence genome:
- the LOC109645479 gene encoding dynamin-1 isoform X2 yields the protein MGNRGMEELIPLVNRLQDSFSSIGQNATLDLPQIGVVGGQSAGKSSVLENFVGKDFLPRGSGIVTRRPLVLQLINCPTEYAEFLHCKGKKFTDFDEVRQEIEAETDRVTGHNKGISPVPINLRVYSPNVLNLTLVDLPGMTKVPVGDQPADIEHQIREMLMQFVTKDNCLLLAVSPANSDLANSDALKIAKEVDPQGLRTIGVITKLDLMDEGTDARDILENKLLPLRRGYVGVVNRSQKDIDGKKDIVAALQAERKFFLSHPSYRHLADRMGTAYLQKILNQQLTNHIRDTLPGLRSKLQSQLLSIEKEVDEYKNFRPDDPSRKTKALLQMVLQFAVDFEKRIEGSGDQVDTYELSGGAKINRVFHERFPFELVKLEGDEKTLRKEISYAIKNIHGIRTGLFTPDMAFETIVKRQIAQIKEPCQKCVDMVISELVNTVRQCTQKLAQYPMLREEMEKIVTQHIRDRESRTKDQVLLLIDIELAYMNTNHEDFIGFANAQQKSSQMNKKKAAGNQDEIMVIRKGWLTINNISIMKGGAKEYWFVLTAETLSWYKDDEEKEKKYMLPVDNLKLKDIEKSFMSSKHIFALFNTEHRNVYKDYRQLELASESQEEVDSWKASFLRAGVYPERSVVEVEELSSDGQIHSLDPQLERQVEIVRNLVDSYLSIIHRTVRDLIPKTIMHLMVNNTKEFIHADLLAQLYSCGDQNSLMEESQEQAQHRDEMLRMYHALREGLNIIGDISTTTITTAMPPPVDDSWLQVTGMPTGRRSPMSSPTPQRRAPPGPPRPGGRAPPGPLSRPAVSPEPGPPPSVPYRPNRAPPPGVPSRSSKGSPAHGESPQSSMEG from the exons aTGGGGAACCGGGGGATGGAGGAGCTCATTCCTCTGGTCAACAGACTCCAGGATTCCTTCTCGTCCATCGGTCAGAACGCGACTCTCGATCTTCCGCAGATCGGAGTCGTTGGAGGACAAAGTGCAGGAAAGAGCTCAGTGCTGGAGAACTTTGTGGGCAA aGACTTCCTACCTCGTGGTTCCGGTATTGTGACCCGGCGCCCCCTGGTGCTGCAGCTCATCAACTGTCCGACAG AGTATGCTGAGTTCCTGCACTGCAAAGGAAAGAAGTTCACAGACTTTGATGAAGTTCGTCAAGAGATCGAAGCTGAAACTGATCGAGTGACAGGACACAACAAAGGAATCAGTCCAGTCCCCATCAACCTGAGAGTCTACTCCCCCAACG TGTTGAACCTGACTCTGGTAGATCTTCCCGGGATGACGAAGGTCCCGGTTGGGGACCAGCCGGCTGACATTGAGCACCAGATCAGAGAAATGCTCATGCAGTTTGTCACTAAAGACAACTGCCTTCTATTGGCTGTTTCTCCCGCCAACTCTGATCTCGCCAACTCTGACGCGCTAAAGATCGCCAAGGAGGTCGACCCGCAAG GTCTCAGGACCATCGGTGTCATCACCAAACTGGATCTGATGGATGAAGGAACCGATGCCAGAGATATTCTGGAGAACAAACTGCTGCCGCTCCGCAGAG GTTACGTTGGGGTTGTCAATCGCAGTCAGAAGGACATCGATGGGAAGAAAGACATTGTTGCAGcactgcaggctgagaggaagTTCTTCCTGTCTCACCCGTCCTATCGACACCTGGCTGATCGTATGGGCACCGCCTACCTTCAGAAAATCCTCAACCAG CAACTGACCAACCACATCAGGGACACATTGCCAGGGTTACGCAGCAAACTGCAGAGTCAGCTGTTGTCCATCGAGAAGGAAGTGGACGAGTACAAGAACTTCAGACCCGATGACCCGAGCCGCAAGACCAAGGCCCTGCTGCA gatGGTACTGCAGTTTGCGGTGGACTTTGAGAAGCGGATCGAAGGATCTGGAGATCAGGTCGACACCTACGAACTGTCAGGAGGAGCTAAGATCAACCGAGTGTTTCATGAACGCTTCCCATTCGAACTGGTcaag ttggaGGGTGATGAGAAGACTCTCCGTAAAGAGATCAGCTACGCCATCAAGAACATCCATGGAATCAG GACGggtctgttcacacctgacatgGCGTTTGAGACGATTGTGAAGCGTCAGATCGCTCAGATCAAAGAGCCGTGTCAGAAATGTGTCGACATGGTGATTAGTGAACTGGTGAACACGGTCAGGCAGTGTACACAGAAG TTGGCTCAGTATCCGATGCtcagagaggagatggagaaaatcGTCACTCAACACATCAGAGACCGAGAGAGTCGCACTAAAGACCAG GTGTTGCTGCTCATCGACATCGAGTTGGCGTACATGAACACAAACCACGAAGATTTCATCGGCTTTGCAAA tgctcaACAGAAGAGCAGCCAGATGAACAAGAAGAAAGCTGCAGGAAACCAG gACGAGATCATG GTGATCCGTAAAGGTTGGCTCACCATCAACAACATCAGCATCATGAAGGGCGGAGCTAAAGAGTACTGGTTCGTCCTGACGGCCGAGACGCTGTCGTGGTACAAAGACGATGAG gagaaggagaagaagtaCATGCTGCCTGTGGACAACCTGAAACTGAAAGACATCGAGAAAAGCTTTATGTCCAGCAAACACATCTTTGCTCTGTTCAACACTGAACACAG GAACGTGTATAAAGATTATCGTCAGCTGGAACTGGCCAGTGAGtctcaggaggaggtggacagcTGGAAGGCTTCTTTCCTAAGAGCTGGAGTGTACCCTGAACGCAGCGTG gtggaggtggaggagttgAGCAGCGACGGACAGATCCACAGTCTGGACCCTCAGCTGGAGCGACAGGTGGAGATCGTCAGGAACCTGGTGGACTCATACCTGTCAATCATCCACCGCACCGTCAGAGACCTGATCCCCAAGACCATCATGCACCTGATGGTTAACAAT ACAAAGGAGTTCATTCACGCCGACCTTCTCGCTCAACTTTACTCCTGTGGAGACCAGAACTCTCTGATGGAGGAGTCACAGGAACAG GCTCAGCACCGTGATGAGATGTTGAGGATGTACCACGCTCTACGTGAAGGCCTCAACATCATTGGTGACAtcagcaccaccaccatcaccacggCGATGCCTCCACCTGTCGACGACTCTTGGCTGCAAGTGACGGGGATGCCCACTGGACGCAG GTCCCCCATGTCCAGCCCCACCCCCCAGAGACGGGCGCCTCCTGGACCTCCTCGTCCCGGAGGCCGGGCTCCCCCTGGACCCCTGTCTCGTCCTGCGGTGTCACCTGAACCTGGACCTCCACCTTCTGTCCCCTACAGGCCCAACAGAGCGCCCCCACCTGGAGTCCCCAG TCGCTCCAGTAAAGGTAGCCCCGCCCATGGCGAGAGCCCCCAGTCGTCCATGGAAGGTTAA